GAATCTCGTCCTTCGATTTCGCTTCGTCGAAGGCGGCGGGGAAGGGGTCTGCGCCGTTCAAGAGGTTCAGGTAGGAGGCGTGACGGGCTTCGACGGTCGCGATGGTTGCGCCAGCGGTGACCAGTTCTTTGTTCTCGATTTTGTTGATTGCACCGTCGTAGGCGGAGACGCCGGTGTTTTCGAGGACTTGCGCGATGGCGAGAAACTCTTCAGGGGTTTCGAAGCCGAATTCGTATTCGAGTTCGGGGACGGGGTCGCCGCCGAGGTCGGTGATGACCTGCGTGAGGACTTCAGTGTGGGTCGATTCGTGGTCGCCGATGTCCACGATGTTGTTGTAGACGTCCTTGCGGACGCGGGCGCTGAAGCCGTTCAGGGTCTTGCAACGCTCGAAGTCCGTACTACAGAACTGCTCTACGCCGCGGCGGTAGAACACGTCTTCTAAGTGTTCGAGCGTGAGAGCGAAGTTGAGCACGTCCACGTCGGTTGGTGCGTCTTCGTCCTCCTCCTGTGCGCCTGCGGTCCCGACTGCGCTGCCACCCATACCGAGGAGGACAACGCCTGCGGCCGTCCCCTTCGTGAGGAAATCACGGCGGGAGGTGAGTCGGTCGTTTACTGCGCTAATCGCGTGCTGCATCGCGGAGACACCGTCGTTCTCGGCTGGATTGGTAGCCATTGTCTGTAACTCCGCTCGAATCGATGGCGAAGCGCTTGAAAGGAATTTGCCAGACTCTCACCCAAATTCCACACAAATGTCTCCAAACGGGCCGAATATATGCACAAAATATTTTGAATTACCATATTTTTTGTGTTTCGCGGTTGGAATACACGTTCCCCGCCTCTGTGCGGAATCGTGCCTCCGACCGCCCATACATACAAAGCCTCAGTAATCGTATCTCCGATACTACATGCGGGCGCTGGGTTACCGCACAGCAGTCGTCGTCGCAGACCTCGCAGCCCTCGCTTCGGTGGCTGGCGTCCTCGTCGCGGCGTATCTATTCCTTCCAGTTGCCATCCAAGAGCAGTTGACGCTGACTCACGACGCGATTCGACCAGTGGCGTTGCTCACAGCGTCGTACGTCCACCTCTCGGCTGCCCACCTCTGGAACAACGTCGTCGGGTTCGCGAGCGTGTCCGTGGTCGTCTATCTCACGTGCCTCCTCCTTCGAAGACGCCGATGGTTCTGGACGACGTCGCTCTGTTTCCTGGTCGCCGTTCCGATACTCGTCTCACTGTCGAGCTACGCGCTGCTCGCCACCGCACATCCCGGTGCAGTCCGTATCGAGAGCAAAGGATTCTCCGGCGTCGTCGCCGCTTTCGGTGGATTCCTGTTCGTGACGCTCCTCGTCTGGGTGCGGACTCACTACTCGCGCGAACAGGCGCTCTACGTCGGCCAAATCGTTGCAATCGTGTTGCTCGCAGAACTCCTCATCATCTACGCCAGCACGCTCTCGATACTCGAACTCGGGTTGGTGAGTCTCGGCATCGGGTTGCCCCTCGGGGCACTTGGTTACCGAACGCTCGGGCCGACGGCGGCAATTCGCACGCGCCACACCGTTTTCGACGTCGGATTCGTCGTCCTCGTCTGCGCGATGCTCGCGGCGCTCGTCTACGGACTGTTTCCGGCCCAGATCGTCGCTTCCGGGGCTGTGACGAACGTGTACGCCCACTTCGCCGGATTCGTCTGGGGTGTGCTGTTCGCGTGGCTGCTCGAAAAAGTGGCGTGAACGTTAGGCGGCGGGAATCGGTTTGCGCTCTTTCACCGGTCGCTCCGGCATCGTGTGGATGACGACCTTCGCGTCGGTGGCGTTTCGTTCTGCTGGGAGGACGGAGATGGGTTCGGGAATCAACGCCGCTAACTCCTCGATGGAATCGACCGTAATCACCCAGATGTTGCGGTAGACGGTGGTTTTCAGGTGGGCGCGACACGACATAGTCGCCCCGGGGACGATTGGTTCGTCACCAGCTACCGGTGAGCGCGTCGCGTCCTCGCGTTCGATTTCTACGTACATGGGTTTCGTCGCTGCGTGTGGTACACGCAGGAATGTCGAATATAGGCGCGCAAGCGGCTTAGCTTTCGCTCTGGTGTCTGGCGATTTCTCGAAGCGTCGTCGTGTGGACGCGCGGGTCGGGGAAGTCCTCGCAGTACTGATAGCGGTAGGCCAGTTGGATGACACCGTCGCTATCAACGATGAACTCTCCGGGGAGTTGCCAGCCGTTATCCACGAGCGGGCGGCCCGATTGATGGCGGGTTTCCGCGAGTTCGGCACCGGCCTCGGGGTCACGGCGAATCAACTCGGGTGACGCGTCGTAGAACACCTGGGTTGGAATTCCCTCAAGGAGGCCGTAATCGACGTACGTCTTCAGCTCGACGTCACAGAGAATCGGACACGAGATACCGTGTTCTTTGACGTACGCGGCGGCACGCACTGGCTCACCCTGGCCGACAATCACCACCGACGCGCCCGCATCGACGTACGCTGCGATTTCTTCCTTCAGCCGGGCGGCCCGTTCGACGCCACAGCCACAGCCGAACTGACGCCAGAAGAGGATGAGCGCAGGGTCGCCAGTCCAGAACTCGCTCAGCGTTCGGGAGTTCCCCATGTGGTCTTGTAAGGTCACATCCGGCGCGGGGTCGCCAACTTGCACCGGGAGCACCGTCCATCGCGTGCGGGTTGGCCCCCGTTCGAACCCTGTTCGCCACTCGTGTTCCGCATCGTCTAGCTGCCGACCGAATTCACTGCTCATGCGCATCATCTACGTCCCAGTGGGACACAGAGTGACTAGGACGCGCTCTGCGTGGAAAATGATGACTCTACCGACTCGATGGTGAGACTGTTTAAAATATCTGAATATCGGCTACTCGTTTCGCTCTGTATCTCGCTTTCGTCCACGACTCCAAACATTTGTTACGGATTCGCCTGTTGGAGGGGTGTGGTCTACGTCTTTCATGGTCTGCCGGCGGCTGCGTTTTGGCATAGTGATACTGTGTAACATACCACATCTACTTAACCATTTCTTCGACGTGGTAATAACACATTATAGCATATTAAACACCTTAAATATCGCGTTGGTCGCCGTCTCCGTCGGTACAGCCACGGTCCGACCGACGGTCACCCGTTGATATCTTTGTCTTCGAACAGTTCAGCGGCGAGCATCACGAGGCCGAGCGTGACCGCGAGGAGGACCGCCGCGCCGAGCCAGTCGATTTCCCCGAGCGAGAGCACGTCTGCGGGGTCCAGATAGCGGGCGAACGAGAACTGGCCGGCCCACTCATAGTCGGTGCCGCGAGTGAGCGAGTCGAGGAAGTAGGTGGCGAACAGCAACCCGATGGCGACGCCCTGTGCCCGACGTACATCGTCGAACACGACGGAGGCGACCAGGCCGAGCGCGGAGCACGCGGCAAGATAGAGAACGAACAACACGTGGAGTGCCACGAGGTCCGCGAGCGGTACGGACTCGCCGACAAATTGGATGCCGAAGTAGACGGCCAGGAGGGAAACGGCGTTGACGGCGACGTTCACTGGCAGGAGTGCGAGAAACTTCTCGACGACGAATCGCGTTCGGGAGATGGGGTTCACGAGCAACAAGTCTATCGAGCGATTTTCTACCTCGGCTGAGACGAGCGAGGCGGCGGCGTACGCGAAGTAGATGCCGAGGATGAGTAACCAGACGAGCACGTACAACTGGGAAACGAGATAGCCGTCGATGGTCGAAAGCGAGGTGACGCTTCCGACGAAACTCTGGCGGAGCTCCGGTGAGAGCGTGTCGAGGTAGGCGTCTAAATCCACGTCAGACTCCGAGATAGATGGAAAGAGACCGACCGTCAGCGCGATGAGCGCGAGGACGAGAATCGTGAGGGCGGTGGCACCCCGGAGTCGCCTGCGCGCCTCGAACCGGGCGATTTCAAGCACCGGTATCACCGTCGTAAAAGTGCATGAACACGTCCTCTACGGACGTCTCTCTGATGTCGAGGTCGCGGACGGTGTACCTGGCGAGTTCGTCGATGAGACCATCGTAATTCTCGGTGACGATGAGGCGAAGATAGCCCTCCTCGTCGAGTTCGGTGCGGGCGATGCCCGGCATCAAGAACTCGCTGGGGTCGACGGATTCTTCGAGCGAGACGCGGACGACTTTTCCGCTCTTGGCCAGAAGCGCGTCGATGTCTTCGAGCGCCACGAGGCGGCCGTCGCGGATGATGGCGACCTCCTCACAGATTTTCCGCACCTCGCTCAGGATGTGTGTCGAGAAGAAGGTGGTGACCCCCGCGGCCTGTTCTTCGCGCAGAAAGTCGTAGAACCTCTCCTGGACGAGCGGATCGAGCCCGGAGGTCGGTTCGTCCATGATGACGAGTCGGGGGTTGTGCATGAACGCCTGGACGATGGCGAGTTTCTGGCGGTTCCCCCGCGAGTAGGTCTTCACCTTCCTGTCTTCTGGTATCGGAAAGAGCGAGAGGAGTTCCTCCCTTCGGTCGTCCCCGCGCAGGCGAGCGAAGTAGTCGAGCATCCGCGTGCCGGTCGTGTTCCGGTAGAAGCGAAAGTCCCCGGGGATGTGGCCAATCGCCTGTTTCGCCGCGGTCAATGCCGCTGTGTCGGTTACGTCGTGACCGAGGATGCGCGCCGTCCCGCTCGACGGGTGGAGGAGGCCTAGAAGCGTTCTAATAGTCGTGCTCTTTCCCGCGCCGTTCGGGCCTAAGAACCCGAATATCGTCCCCTCGTCCACCGAGAACGTCAGGTCTTCGATGCCCCTGACCTCGCCGTAGTACTTGGTGAGCCCATCGGTTTCGATAAGCGCAGTCACGAGTGGACATAAGCCGGCTGAACATATAGAATCGCTGGCGAGTTGGTGAACCGGAGGACTGGACCGAAACTAGCCCCAACATACCAGTACACACGGTTATCTATCTTCTAAGCATATTTACAGGTATGCACATCGTACGGGCCGTGCTGGTGGTGGTGCTCCTTCTCACGAGCAGCGTCGGCTCCGTCGTCGGGTTTCAGGAGGATACGAGCGTTTCGGGGCGGCCGGAGTTCACCGCGTACATCCCCGAAAACCGCATCGCTCCCGGCACCGACGGCACCGTTTCGTTGTTCCTCGTGAACACGGGGAAAATTCTGGTTTCGGGTGCCGACGAGTTCGAACAACTCGTCCAGACTGCCCGCGCGACGACGGTTTCAGTGACCGCCCCCGAATCGAATCCGATTTCGATACGCACAGGAACGACGCCGGTCGGGACGCTCCCCGAAGGCGTGGCCGGGCCGTATCCGATACGAGTCGTCGTGCCGGACGATACGACGCCTGGCACCTACGAACTGACTGTCACCGTCGAGTTCGAACACACCGCGAAAGTCATCACCAGTCCGGACGGGTCGGTCCGGTTCACCGAGCGGTCGCGCACCGAAGAACTGCCCGTGACCGTCGTCGTCGAAGACCAGGCACAGTTCTCGATTCGCACCGTCGAGTCCGCCGTCGCCGTCGGCGGCACGGGCACCGTCACGCTCGACGTGACCAACGACGGCACGGAACCGGCCCGCGACGCCACGCTTCTGGTCCAATCTGCAGACCCGGAACTCACCTTCGGTGCGGGCGCGGCCAGTGCCGAGAACTTCCTCGGCACGCTGGCTCCGGGGGCCACCACGCGCGTGACCGTCCGGGCTGGACTGGCCACGGACGCGCTGGTTCGTAACTACGCCGCCACCGCCACCGTCCAGTATAAGGATGCAGCAGGCCTAGAACAGCAGTCCGGAACCACCTCGCTCGGTATCCAGCCTCAATCGGGCCAGCCTTTCAGCATCGAGAACGTGACCAGCACGCTCCGCGTGGGCGGCGACGGGACGGTTTCGGGCAGCGTCGTCAACACTGGGGGCGTGGCCGTGACGGACGTGGTCGTGATGCTCGAACCGGTCGCCCCGCCGCTCGTCGCTCAGAACACCGCGATTCCTGTGGGGGACCTCGAACCGGGTGAGCGCGCCGCGTTCGAATATACGGTCGCCGTCGTCCCGAACGCCACCGCCGGGACGCGCCGCCTCTCAGCGACGGTGGAGTACCGCTCCCCGGCCGGGAAACAGGTGACTGCACCGTTCTCGCTCGCGATTCCCGTCGCACAGAAACGCGACCAGTTCAGCGTCACGCCGGTAAACGCAACGTTCGAAGTCGATTCGAGCGGCATCCTCGTCGTTCGACTCACGAACGAAGGCGACACCCAGGTCACCGACGTCACCGCCCAGCTACAGCCCGTCGAACCGCTTTCGAGCGCCGACGCCACGACGTTCGTCTCGCGGCTCGACGCTGGTGAATCGGCAACCCTGCGCTTCGACCTCGACGTTTCCGACGACGCCATCCCGAAGACGCAGGTCGCAACGCTCGCTCTCAGCTACGAGTCCGCAACTAGAACCGCACGGGTCGAATCGCAACCGATTCCGGTCACGGTCGTGGCGGGTGAACCACAGTCGATTCCAGTCGAAGCGGTCGGACTCGTCGTGGTTGCCGTCGTGGTCGCCTCGGTCTGGTGGTACAGACGCCGGTAGCGTTGCCACTCACCGGGTCGAAAAAGGGAAAAGGACCGGATTAGTCGTCGTCAGCGGGGGTTTCGCCACCCGTCATCGGACCTTCCGAGTCCGGTCTGATACCCCGGGCGGAACTCATCCAGCCGGCGATGTTCTGTGCGACGTAGTCCTTGCCACCCCAGCCGAGGGCGATACCCACGCCGAGTGCGAGTGCGACGGCGATGCCGCCCGCAAACGCGGTCGCGAGGATGTAGAGCAGTTCGACGTCCACGCCCATCGTGTCGAGACCGATGACGACGACGGTGAAGTACAGGAACAGGCGCACGCCCGTGGCGAACCAGCTCGTGTACGCCGTCTCCGTCGCGGCGCGCGTCCGCTGAATCGCGTCACCGATGAAGTCAGCGACGACGAACCCCAACACGATGATGAGGAGCCCGGCGATGAGCGACGGCAGGTACGTGACGGCCTCCGAAATCCACTGGCTTAACAGCGGAACGGCGAGTGCGTCCGCGGCCGCGAGCACGGCCACGGCCAGCACGAAGACGTAGGCGAGCAGCCCAAACGAGTGAGATACTGCCTTTTCTGTCCCACCCAATATGTCGCCGAGCGGCGTCGAAAGAACGACGCGGTCGAGTTCGATGCGGTCTGCGATGAATTCGACGACGCGCATCGCGGCGCGTGCGACGATCCACCCGATGAGCAGGATGAGCAGGGCACCGACCAGGTTCGGGATAAACGCAATCACGTCGTTTATCAACGCAGTCAGTGAGTCCTGCAACGATCCAACTTGAAGTATGATAAGGTCTCCCCTCACGGTTTCACACCACTCCGTATAATGTTGCTATCAGAGCATATCTGTTTCGTAAGTTAGGAACTGCTTACGAAGCCGACTGATACTGATTATGGATGCTGTTTTCAGATTTATCCACCCAATATATCAAAATTAATAAGTAATACTTGGTTCGGAGATAGTCGCCACAGCCCGGCGGTTCACCAACGGTCCTGAACCGACCGACAGCTGGGTTATGACGTGCCTGCCGCCGAAACCGGGAAACTCGCCATATTTTGAACGTCCGAGAATTATCACGTTATATGGTCATTCGGAAACCCATTCACGATAAGATTGTAAAATTTACACAATTCGATGGTAGTCTGTCAATAACCAAGCGCAACTGTAGATACATTTAATAGGTCATCCAACCATGCAATGAAGGTTGCAAGGGGGGTAAGTTAGCATGAAGCAATGTTCCAACTGTGGGGGGTTCGTTACGCCAGACTTCGTCCGTGTGTTCGGCATAAACAACAACGAAGTATGGGCGTGTTTGAATTGTACGACAATCACTGACTTAGAAAAGTACGCGGGGACGATGTACGGCCACGCAGAACACTCGTCAGGCGTCCGGTGGACCAACACCACCTCGTAGACACACGCCATTCATTTTTTCACCGGTCAACCAGCATGCCCGTAGACGTGGATTTCCAGGTAGAACGTCCACACAAGCCTACACATCCGCCTGGTCGTGTAACAGGGGCACCCACCCGCTTCAGGAACCTTAACACGGTGGAGTGAGTAGGGTTTCCATGGGCAATTCAGGTGGTGCACGCTTGCCCGGCGTCTCCCACGAAACGGGACCCGAGCGCATCATCTTGCACGTCGATATGGACTGTTTTTACGCGGCGTGCGAACGACTTCGCGAACCCACGCTCCGCGGACAACCCGTCGTCGTCGGGATGGGCTACGAACCCGGCGAAGCCATCGGCGCGGTGGCCACAGCGAGTTACGAGGCGCGTGCCTTCGGCGTCGAGAGCGCCCAACCCATCTCGAAGGCGCTCGAACTCCTCCCCCGCATCGACGACGCAGACGACGGCGAGGCAGGCGGCTACTACCGCCCGGTGGACATCTCCTTCTACAAGGAGGTGAGTGCAGAGGTGAAAACCATCCTTCGAGACTGCGCCGACACCCTGCGAGAGGTGAGCATCGACGAAGCCTACCTCGACGTCACAGACCGCACGGCGTGGGAGAAAACCCCGGACGGAACCCGGACGCTCGCAGAGGGGTACGCCCGCTACGTCAAACAGCGCATCGCCCGCAAGGTGGGCGTGACCGCGAGTATCGGCGTCGCGCCGAACATGAGCGCGGCGAAAGTCGCGAGCGATTTCGAGAAACCTGACGGCCTCACCGTCGTCGAACCCGGGACGGTCCGGGAGTTTCTCGCACCGCTCGACATCGAGTTCGTCCACGGCATCGGCCCGGTCACGGCGCGGAAACTGCGGGAGATGGACATCGAGACGGCGGGCGACCTTGCCAGCGCGGACCGCCAGCAACTAGTCGACCGATTCGGCGAACGAGGCCGAGAGATGCACGACCGGGCGAACGGCGACGACGCTCGCGAGGTCGAACCGGTGGGCAAGCCAAAGAGTTTCTCGCGGGAGTCTGCCTTCCCGCAGACGGCCGACGCGGACCAGCACCGCAAGACGGTGCGTCGACTCGCCAAGGCGGTCGCCGAACGCGCAGACCGCGAGGGAGCCCTCTACCAGACGATTGGCATCAAGGTAGTGACGCCACCGTTCGACGTGAACACCCGCGCAACGTCGCTATCCGGCCCGGTACAGGACGCTTCGCTCGTCGAATCCGTAGCGCTCTCCTTGCTCACCGAATTCGAAGGGGAGACGGCGAGAAAACTCGGCGTTCGCGTGTCGAAACTCTCGTTCGCGGCAGAAGACCAGGCCAGCCTCGATAGCTGGGGCAGCGATGGCGGCGAGCAATCCACCCCGGAAAACCACGCTCGCCGCGGCCAGCGGTCGCTGTCAGAATTCGACTGAGCCTACCACGGGGCAAATTGCGGGTCACCGAGACGACGTTCTTGCTGAATGCCGTCGATGAGCGCCACGTCCTCGGCGTCGAGGTCGAGAAATTGACTCTTCCAATTCTGTTCGATGTGCGCCCGGCCCGTCGCCTTCGGGATGGGGACCACGCCTTTTTCGAGGAGCCACGCGAGCGTCACCTGCTCGGGCGTCGTCTCGTGTTTTGCTGCGACTTCGCGTACCTGTGGAACCTCTTCGACGTCACCGTGCATGAGCGGGGAGTACGCGACGAGCGCGATGTCGTGGCGTGCGCAGTACTCGCGCAGTTCGGGCTGCTGGAGCAGCGGGTGCATCTCGACCTGATTCGCGCTGATGGGGGCGTCACAGGTCTCACGAGCCTCGGAGAGGAGTTCGGGCGTGAAATTGCTCACGCCGATGTGTGAGACCAGACCGTCGTCTCTGAGGGCTGCGAAGGCAGCGAGCGTCTCTTCCGGGTCGTATTCGTCTGCAGGCCAGTGGACGTACATCATATCAACCGACTCGACCCTGAGGCGGTCGAGACTGGCCTTCGTCGTCCGAATCACGTCCTCGTAGGCGAGATTGTCGAACCAGACCTTCGAGGCGAGGAAGATGTCTTTTCGAGGAACCGTCGAGGTGCGAATTCCCTCGCCGACGGCCTCCTCGTTCCCGTAGTACTGGGCCGTGTCGATGTGGCGATACCCTACGTCGAGCGCGTGGCGGACACTCCCAACGCACGCGCCGAAATCCGTGTTCTTCCACGTCCCGAGGCCGAGAGCTGGAATCCCATGGACCGGTGGGTGGGTCACAGCGTCATCCATGCAGTCTGTGACCTGTTGGGATACAATAATGTTTGGGAACCGTGAGAGCGTTTTTATCGCCGGGCGGTCTCGGTCTGTGCATGAACAAACTCGCGGGTGCAGGCGCGGGACGCTGGGAACTCGCTCCGCACGCCTACATCATCGTTTACGAGGCTCCCGCCGGCGACGAACTCATCACCATCTACGACTGCGGGGCGGCACAGAAACCGCCGTCCGCGCAGTTCATCGGTCACCTCGTCCGGGTGGACGCAAACTGCGACGTCAGTCAGACACAGACCGGGTACATCGTGCGGATGCACGAGTCCGCCCACCTCGAAGAACAGGACGACGACCACTGGGTCATTCGCGCCTGATGCTGGATCGAGGGTGACAGCCAACACTATATAATGCATGCCTGCGACCATGTGGATACGAGCACATGGCAGACGTAGAAACTATCACAGTCGCAGAAGTGAGCGACGGGCCGGGGGGAGAGGGCACGGTCGGGGCGGAAATCACGCTTCCGGTCGTCGAAGTGCTCACCGGCCGTGGGTTCATCACGGGCAAATCCGGGTCGGGGAAGTCGAACACGGCGAGCGTCGTCGCCGAAAAACTGCTCTCTAACAACTTTCCCATCCTCATCGTGGACACCGACGGCGAGTACTACGGCCTCAAAGAGAAATTCGAGTTACTCCACGTCGGCGCGGACGAGGAGTGTGACATCGTGGTCGGGCCGGAACACGCAGAGAAAATCGCCTCGCTCGCCCTCGAAGGGAACGTCCCCATCATCCTCGACGTGTCTGGCTACCTCGACGAGAACGAGGCGAAAGACCTGCTGACCGCCGTCTCGAAACAACTGTTCGCCAAAGAGAAGAAACTCAAGAAGCCGTTTTTGATGCTCGTAGAGGAGGTCCACGAGTATCTCCCCGAAGGCCCGGGTCTCGACGAGTGCGGACGAATGCTCATCAAAATCGGCAAGCGCGGGCGCAAACACGGCCTCGGCGTCACGGGCATCAGCCAGCGACCCGCCGACGTGAAAAAGGACTTCATCACACAGTGTGACTGGCTCGTCTGGCACCGCCTGACCTGGGGCAACGACACGAAAGTCGTCAAACGCGTCCTCGGAACCGAGTACGCGAACGCCATCGAGAGCATGGGCGACGGCGAGGCGTTCTTGATGACCGACTGGGCCGAAACCATCCGCCGAGTCCAGTTCCAGCGCAAGACCACCTTCGACGCTGGGGCCACACCCGGTCTGGACGACTTCGAACGTCCCGACCTGAAGTCGGTGAGCGACTCGCTCGTCTCCGAGTTGAAGGAGATTACCGACAAGCGCGAACACCACGAAAACGAAGTCGAGCGGCTCGAAGCCAAACTCAAGAAGAAAGACGACCGAATTGCCCAGCTCGAATCCGAACTTGCAGACGCCCGCGACATGAGCCGGATGGCAGACCAGTTCGCCCAGGCGATGCTCGACAACACCCAGCCCTCGCGGATGCGGCCCGAGGAACAATCCGGCCTCGACCAGTATGACCAGCCGACGGCGAACGGCGAAGCCAAATCACAACCCCAAGAAGCTGAAGACGCCGTTCCAGAGCCCTCCTTCGAAGAACTCCCAATCGGCGAGAATCGGCCACTCGTAAAGCAACTCAGAGGGGCGATTTCGGACCTCGACCCGATTGCCCGGGGAATGCTCGCCTACTACTGTGAATCAGGGCCGGCAGAGCCGATGGACGCCTACGTCGCCGCCGGTGGGGAGGCAGACCGCCCCATCGCTTACAACCACAACGGGATACTCGTCCGGGCGGGTGTGGTAACGCACGTCGGGCGCGGCCTGTACGACTACTGCGTCCCGGAGTTCGTCGAAGCCGCACACGACGGCCGTCTCAGCGACGCGGAGTTCGAAGAAATCATCGAGGCCATCGAAACGCAGTTCCTCGCGGACGCGGGCCTGGTCTAAAGCCCGGACACGAGGTCGCGCAGCGCGGCCACCGGGTCGTCTGCTTTTGCGACGCCGCTCGCGAGCAGGACACCTTCTGCGCCGAGGTTGCGCGAGGCGACGACGTCTTCTCCAGTCGAGATGCCCGCGCCACAGAGAACGGACACCGAGTCATCGACGGCGGTCGCGGCCTCGACTGCGCCGGTCACGATGTCCGGGTCCGCCTTGCTCACGGGCGTTCCCGTCCCGATGAGTTCCGGGGGTTCGACGGCGACGGCGTCCGGGCCGAGGGCCGCGGCGGCCCCGACCTGTGCGGGGTTGTTCGCACAGACGATGGTCTCCAGGTCGGTACGTTCTGCGGCGCGGACGCTTGCGTCGATGTCGGCGAGTTTCAGCCGCTTTTCGGAGTGATTGATGAGCGTGCCGACCGCACCGGCGTCGGCGACGGCTTCTGCCAGCGTACTCCCCGTGTTGGAACCGTACTCGACGGGACTGACGTGCTGGGCCCACGTCTCGACGCCCGTCTCAGCAACGGCGGCGAGGTGCGCAGCTTGTGGGGCGACGGCGATTCGCGTGTCAGACTCCTCGGCGACGGTCGCTGCGGCCTCCGCGATGGCGACGGGGTCGCACGGGTAGGCCTTCAGGTTTACGAGAACGAACATACCGGGAGGCGATTCCCCGGCGACAAATAGATTGCGAGACGACTCGCGTCAGTTGTCCTTGCGCTTTACCACGTCGCCGAGGGTTGTCGTCGTCGAGGCGCTGCCGTCCCACTCAGAGTCCGTGTCGGCGCTCTCAGAGAGGCTGATGCCCAGCGAGCGTTCGAGTTTCTTCTGGACGGAGTCGCTCGGCAGGATGTCACCGCGTTCGAGTTTGCGGATGAGACTCGCCTTCTCGTTCAGTTTCTTCGCGAGGTCTTCCTGACTCAGCCCCT
This sequence is a window from Haladaptatus sp. QDMS2. Protein-coding genes within it:
- a CDS encoding ferritin-like domain-containing protein; this encodes MATNPAENDGVSAMQHAISAVNDRLTSRRDFLTKGTAAGVVLLGMGGSAVGTAGAQEEDEDAPTDVDVLNFALTLEHLEDVFYRRGVEQFCSTDFERCKTLNGFSARVRKDVYNNIVDIGDHESTHTEVLTQVITDLGGDPVPELEYEFGFETPEEFLAIAQVLENTGVSAYDGAINKIENKELVTAGATIATVEARHASYLNLLNGADPFPAAFDEAKSKDEILEAAGGFIVQE
- a CDS encoding peroxiredoxin-like family protein, with protein sequence MSSEFGRQLDDAEHEWRTGFERGPTRTRWTVLPVQVGDPAPDVTLQDHMGNSRTLSEFWTGDPALILFWRQFGCGCGVERAARLKEEIAAYVDAGASVVIVGQGEPVRAAAYVKEHGISCPILCDVELKTYVDYGLLEGIPTQVFYDASPELIRRDPEAGAELAETRHQSGRPLVDNGWQLPGEFIVDSDGVIQLAYRYQYCEDFPDPRVHTTTLREIARHQSES
- a CDS encoding ABC transporter permease, with the protein product MLEIARFEARRRLRGATALTILVLALIALTVGLFPSISESDVDLDAYLDTLSPELRQSFVGSVTSLSTIDGYLVSQLYVLVWLLILGIYFAYAAASLVSAEVENRSIDLLLVNPISRTRFVVEKFLALLPVNVAVNAVSLLAVYFGIQFVGESVPLADLVALHVLFVLYLAACSALGLVASVVFDDVRRAQGVAIGLLFATYFLDSLTRGTDYEWAGQFSFARYLDPADVLSLGEIDWLGAAVLLAVTLGLVMLAAELFEDKDING
- a CDS encoding ABC transporter ATP-binding protein; translation: MTALIETDGLTKYYGEVRGIEDLTFSVDEGTIFGFLGPNGAGKSTTIRTLLGLLHPSSGTARILGHDVTDTAALTAAKQAIGHIPGDFRFYRNTTGTRMLDYFARLRGDDRREELLSLFPIPEDRKVKTYSRGNRQKLAIVQAFMHNPRLVIMDEPTSGLDPLVQERFYDFLREEQAAGVTTFFSTHILSEVRKICEEVAIIRDGRLVALEDIDALLAKSGKVVRVSLEESVDPSEFLMPGIARTELDEEGYLRLIVTENYDGLIDELARYTVRDLDIRETSVEDVFMHFYDGDTGA
- a CDS encoding COG1361 S-layer family protein → MHIVRAVLVVVLLLTSSVGSVVGFQEDTSVSGRPEFTAYIPENRIAPGTDGTVSLFLVNTGKILVSGADEFEQLVQTARATTVSVTAPESNPISIRTGTTPVGTLPEGVAGPYPIRVVVPDDTTPGTYELTVTVEFEHTAKVITSPDGSVRFTERSRTEELPVTVVVEDQAQFSIRTVESAVAVGGTGTVTLDVTNDGTEPARDATLLVQSADPELTFGAGAASAENFLGTLAPGATTRVTVRAGLATDALVRNYAATATVQYKDAAGLEQQSGTTSLGIQPQSGQPFSIENVTSTLRVGGDGTVSGSVVNTGGVAVTDVVVMLEPVAPPLVAQNTAIPVGDLEPGERAAFEYTVAVVPNATAGTRRLSATVEYRSPAGKQVTAPFSLAIPVAQKRDQFSVTPVNATFEVDSSGILVVRLTNEGDTQVTDVTAQLQPVEPLSSADATTFVSRLDAGESATLRFDLDVSDDAIPKTQVATLALSYESATRTARVESQPIPVTVVAGEPQSIPVEAVGLVVVAVVVASVWWYRRR
- a CDS encoding UBP-type zinc finger domain-containing protein, with translation MKQCSNCGGFVTPDFVRVFGINNNEVWACLNCTTITDLEKYAGTMYGHAEHSSGVRWTNTTS
- the dinB gene encoding DNA polymerase IV; its protein translation is MGNSGGARLPGVSHETGPERIILHVDMDCFYAACERLREPTLRGQPVVVGMGYEPGEAIGAVATASYEARAFGVESAQPISKALELLPRIDDADDGEAGGYYRPVDISFYKEVSAEVKTILRDCADTLREVSIDEAYLDVTDRTAWEKTPDGTRTLAEGYARYVKQRIARKVGVTASIGVAPNMSAAKVASDFEKPDGLTVVEPGTVREFLAPLDIEFVHGIGPVTARKLREMDIETAGDLASADRQQLVDRFGERGREMHDRANGDDAREVEPVGKPKSFSRESAFPQTADADQHRKTVRRLAKAVAERADREGALYQTIGIKVVTPPFDVNTRATSLSGPVQDASLVESVALSLLTEFEGETARKLGVRVSKLSFAAEDQASLDSWGSDGGEQSTPENHARRGQRSLSEFD
- a CDS encoding aldo/keto reductase, with protein sequence MDDAVTHPPVHGIPALGLGTWKNTDFGACVGSVRHALDVGYRHIDTAQYYGNEEAVGEGIRTSTVPRKDIFLASKVWFDNLAYEDVIRTTKASLDRLRVESVDMMYVHWPADEYDPEETLAAFAALRDDGLVSHIGVSNFTPELLSEARETCDAPISANQVEMHPLLQQPELREYCARHDIALVAYSPLMHGDVEEVPQVREVAAKHETTPEQVTLAWLLEKGVVPIPKATGRAHIEQNWKSQFLDLDAEDVALIDGIQQERRLGDPQFAPW